One Manihot esculenta cultivar AM560-2 chromosome 6, M.esculenta_v8, whole genome shotgun sequence DNA segment encodes these proteins:
- the LOC110617203 gene encoding U-box domain-containing protein 21: protein MMVFGYWRRKPNSLKDTHKKKKQQQLLSSNVELLIPNNFLCPISLDLMKDPVTLSTGFTYDRSNIEAWLQAGNFTCPVTNQLLNSFDLIPNHNLRKMIQDWCVENRNFGIQRIPTPKVPVSPTEVSQLLSCLADSTRSLDQYECWDLLQKIKKWGNESERNRSCMVVNGASSVLASTFDAFATDSFQRNAKVLEEILSILNWMFPLDVESQIYLSSNNSLRCMLWFLRCRDLSSKQNSISVLKELLSSDQQHAETLASIEGVNEILYSFIKDPICPKISKDSLMVIFHLVSHPSSSENIRSSLVKMGLISSLIEIIIDAEKSTCEKALVVFDKLCDCEEGREEAYINALTWPVLVKKILRVSAAATDYSVSAIWKLNKYGRKERVMVDVLQVGAFQKLVLVLQLGCSDETKEKATELLKQMNPYRNNGFECIESVDFKNLKRSF from the coding sequence ATGATGGTTTTTGGTTATTGGAGAAGAAAACCAAACTCTTTAAAGGATACccacaagaagaagaagcagcagcAGCTACTCTCTTCTAATGTGGAACTCCTCATTCCCAACAATTTTCTTTGCCCTATTTCTCTTGATCTTATGAAAGATCCTGTCACTTTGTCTACTGGTTTCACTTATGATCGATCAAACATTGAGGCTTGGCTTCAAGCTGGGAATTTCACTTGTCCTGTTACAAATCAGTTACTCAACAGTTTTGATCTCATCCCTAATCATAATCTCAGGAAAATGATTCAAGATTGGTGTGTCGAGAATCGTAACTTTGGTATCCAACGTATCCCGACACCTAAAGTTCCTGTTTCTCCTACTGAGGTGTCTCAACTTCTTTCATGTCTTGCTGATTCAACAAGGAGTTTGGATCAATATGAATGCTGGGATTTGTTGCAGAAAATCAAGAAATGGGGCAATGAAAGTGAACGTAATAGATCTTGCATGGTGGTTAATGGAGCAAGCTCAGTGTTAGCTTCAACATTTGATGCATTTGCTACGGATTCTTTCCAAAGAAACGCTAAGGTTTTGGAGGAAATATTATCTATTCTGAATTGGATGTTTCCACTCGACGTTGAATCTCAAATATATTTAAGCTCAAACAATTCTCTACGTTGCATGTTATGGTTCTTGAGATGCAGAGATCTTTCATCCAAGCAGAACTCCATTTCTGTGTTGAAAGAGCTTCTTTCTTCAGATCAACAGCATGCAGAAACACTAGCAAGCATTGAAGGAGTTAACGAAATTTTATACAGCTTCATTAAAGACCCAATTTGCCCTAAAATCTCAAAAGATTCTCTAATGGTTATATTCCATCTAGTTTCACATCCTTCTTCCAGTGAGAACATCAGATCATCATTAGTGAAGATGGGTTTGATTTCTTCACTGATAGAAATCATTATAGACGCAGAGAAGAGCACATGTGAGAAAGCTTTAGTTGTTTTTGATAAGCTTTGTGATTGTGAAGAAGGGAGAGAAGAAGCATACATTAATGCCCTAACATGGCCAGTTTTAGTGAAGAAAATCTTAAGGGTATCAGCAGCAGCAACAGATTACTCGGTTTCAGCCATTTGGAAGCTTAACAAATATGGAAGAAAAGAGAGAGTTATGGTTGATGTTCTTCAAGTGGGTGCCTTTCAAAAGCTAGTGTTAGTGTTGCAGCTTGGCTGTAGTGATGAGACGAAGGAGAAAGCAACAGAGCTTTTGAAACAAATGAATCCTTATAGGAATAATGGCTTCGAATGCATTGAGTCTGTTGATTTCAAGAACCTAAAACGATCATTTTGA
- the LOC110617650 gene encoding RNA polymerase II subunit A C-terminal domain phosphatase SSU72, whose product MKFRYAMVCSSNQNRSMEAHSLLKRQGFDVSSYGTGAHVKLPGPSLREPNVYDFGTPYRQMFDDLRRKDPDLYKRNGILPMLKRNSSVKLAPQRWQENAADGSFDVVFTFEEKVFDMVVEDLHNRDQVLMKSVLVINLEVKDNHEEAAIGAQLALDLCQMIEAADSWEDSVDGIIAAFETKHRRKLLYSISFY is encoded by the exons ATGAAATTCCGTTATGCTATGGTGTGTTCATCAAATCAGAATCGAAGCATGGAGGCTCACTCACTGCTCAAGAGGCAAGGCTTTGATGTATCTTCATATGGAACTGGAGCTCATGTGAAGCTACCGGGACCATCCCTCAGAGAGCCAAACGTTTATGATTTTGGAACCCCTTACAGGCAAATGTTCGATGATCTCAGACGGAAGGACCCTGACCT TTACAAGCGTAATGGCATATTGCCGATGCTGAAAAGAAACTCATCTGTAAAATTGGCGCCTCAACGTTGGCAAGAAAATGCTGCTGATGGTTCATTTGATGTGGTGTTCACTTTTGAAGAAAAGGTTTTTGATATGGTTGTTGAGG ATCTCCATAATCGGGATCAAGTTCTTATGAAGAGCGTGCTGGTGATCAACTTGGAAGTAAAAGATAACCATGAGGAGGCAGCCATCGGTGCTCAACTCGCTTTAGATCTGTGCCAAATG ATCGAAGCAGCCGACTCATGGGAGGATTCTGTTGACGGCATAATAGCTGCATTTGAGACAAAGCATAGGCGGAAGCTTTTGTATAGCATCTCATTTTATTGA